The region AGCAATGGAAATCAGGGGACAAATTTGTGGAGTTGATTCTCCTACCTTTGATGTAGGTTCCAGGAGTAGAAAGCAGGTCACCCTGTTAGCATGATAAGCCTTTGCTGGCCGAGTGTCTTTACATGCGGGTTAAGCGTCGACTGGAAAATGGCTTGTAGTAACCTCACCTGGCTTGTCTTTCCCTTTTCAGGATCTGGGACAATGTCTGGGGAAGTGCCACCCAACATTAACATCAAGGAGCCTCGATGGGACCAGAGCACGTTCATTGGCCGAGCCAGTCACTTCTTCACGGTTACTGATCCCAGAAACATCCTTTTAACGAACGAACAGCTAGAGAATGCGAGGAAAGTGGTGCACGATTACAGGTAACGCCACCCCACCCAGGCTGCGCTTCCCGGCTTACCTTAACGCCACCCACTCTTGCATGGTGCGCGATTGCAGGTAACGCCCCCGTGCGTTTCTTGGCTTACCATAAGATAACGATTAATCAAGTTAGTTGTTCTCAAACTGCTTCGTGATTTTGTAGAACATTTTTTCCCAGTAAACGGCTGCTTaccaaaacaaatcaataaataggAAGACTGAGTAGAACCACAAAGAGCCGGTGTTCGCTGTAGCTGTGAGGTTTCTTCCCCCAGAGTCCTGTATCCTTTTCTCTAACACAACTGTGTCAAGCATCCTTCTGTCTTTGCATAGAAACAGCCTCATTCAGGAAACTGGCTCCCGAGACCTGGGCTAGGGCCACTGCTGCTGAGACACAGCCCCAGTGAGAGAGACTTTCTGGGTGTGTGTTTAGATGGGAAGGAATCTGACTGCAGTCCAGGGATGCAGATGTGAGATGCACCCGGTCCCTGAGAGAGCCACACAGGAGTTTAAGAGGACAGCCACCCATGCAGAGACCAtctcagctactcaggagactggggcaggagactcATCTAGCCAGTGTCCAAGACAAACCTGAGCAGTGTtgtaagaccccatctcaaaaattaataAGGAACGTATGGAACTAAATGCAAATAAACATCATGCATTCTATAGGAAATACCCTAACCTCAGAGTTTGTATCCTTTGGGACGGCTAATTCAGCAGTAGGTGTATTTTCCTATAAGAGACTGAATAAGAAATACTTTAGGGGGCTAGAGGGTAGCTTGCATTTAAGAGCGCTCCTGTCCTTGTAGAGAACCTGCgttcagctcccagctcccacacgGTAGCTtcaactgcctgtaagtccacttctaggggatctgatgcctccttctgacTTCCAAAGgcccagacacacatgtggtgcgcacacacatgctcttatacacacagagagagagagagagagagagagagagagagagagagagagagagagagaatgttttgaaagaataaattCTTCAGGCTTCGTTCACCTCAAGGAGCCTCAGTCACATCACAATTGTGTTAGCTCTTTTTATAATGTAAGAGCTCCATGATCCAAGGAACATCCAGGCCCTGGACAGTCATTGGCTGACTTCTGCTCTAGGGAAAAGCCAATCAGATACAGGGAATTGGACCATCAGGAGCTTTTCCAAAGGTCTACCTTTGGCGAGGCAGTTAGAAAGGGACCAGCACATAGTAAATAAAGTCTGACCGGATTCTGCAGGATgtcaagagagggaggaaggaaggtaggttgGAAGCTTGGTCATGGAGCCTTTTGGAAACATACTCAGAAACAGTGCAGAGGAAGACCTCCCACATAAGCAGGAATTTGGGGAGTTCAGTATTCTTTGTGAGACTGAAACATGAGACAGAGAGATAGCAGGCTGACCACTTGGACAGAAGATGCCAAGACGAAGAGACCAAAAACTTTAAAATCCCATGGAAAAGTTCAAACCTCCGCTGGAAACAACGTTCAGGAACTAACAGCAGAGGAAGTAAGCCCAGCATGAGAGGTCAGCAAAGCCTAGCAAAAGGGCCAGCAGGCGTTTTCAGGTCTTGACATAGTCTCTCTCGGGGCTGTTCTGAAACTGTGACAATTGCTCTGATCACCTGAATCAGGCTCAGGATTGTCCTTGCCCTTCCCTGAACACGAAAATGTAAGGAGTGAAAGGATGTCTTTGTTACATTAGTAGTTCCCTTGGTGATTTTTCTGACCAAAATACCTGACAGATAACCCAAAAGAAGGCTCATTCTACTCACCGTTTCCATGGTTACTACAGAGAAAAAGGGAGGTCGGCTCTTCCCTCATGCATTCCTGTATCCCATCTCATTTCAGGAGactgctctctcttccccaggcAGCAGTGTTAAggctcttatgacagaagttcTCAGTGGACGGAGTACTTCTCGAATACCTTTAATCCTCCTGGATAGGATTCTTATAaacagttttggggtgggtcaaggtctgacagcaggtactccctattggcttggtctgagagcttgggaagacctcatctataTATGGGAGGGCGTGGTCTTGCTTCTACTGTCTGATAGCCACAAGCCTCTCtacaggggggtggggtgggatgctGTAGCTAGAGGGGTCTGGCCTCCTGGGAATTTAGGGGACCACCTACTGTCCCTTAGGGTCACCGGGGTAATGACCTTATCTCCACCgggaaccaggatacctttcacagctcCCCGCCCCACAGTGGTTAGTGAACATCTGGTTTGTATCATACCTTAAACACCTAGGAAGACTGTATTTGCCCAAACGTTTCCAGTAGCAAACAGTAGATACGCTGTGGGCAATTTCAGAGCTCCactgaatttgaatattttctaaatttctgaGGAATATTCCATTGATGATAAAAATACGACAAAATGTGCACCGAAGGGACCCTAACCCGTTCGCCAACTACAGGCTTAAAGCAGTAGCCTTGAGTGCTGTAGTGTTGGTCTGATTGGCTGAAAGTGGTTGGGAGTTTTCCGAATTCAGATGACACTTTTGACACGTCATTTAAAACAACGAATGTCTTCAGGCTGAACACTCCTCGGTAGGCATGTTACTTCCTGTCATTTTCCGAATTACGGATAATTGAGAAGAGTGGGTTTGAGGAGTTCGCCGTCACCAGTTTCGTCCTATGCTCTAGGCTGCGAGCGTAGGTGGGTCAGGGGCAAGGCGCATGCTCAGTAtgcaggaggctctgggttcaatcctgagcacccaaaacataaatatttaacaagACAATGATTACAACCCACGCTCTAACAGGCCTGCCAGGTCCCATAGGCATAATAAAGTGTTGAAAACCACATAGCCCATGGTCAGCGACGCCTGAAAGGCAGTTGCTGGACCGACTGTTGTCATCTTCCAGGCAAGGAATCGTTCCTGCCGGCCTCACGGAAAATGAGTTATGGAGAGCGAAGTACGCGTATGACTCGGCCTTCCATCCCGACACGGGTGAAAAGATGACTCTGATAGGAAGAATGTCGGCTCAGGTCCCGATGAACATGACCATCACGGGCTGCATGATGACCTTCTACCGGTACGTTCCTGCAGGATGGTACTTATCTCATGTTAGTCCGTGCCCTATTGCAGTCGTCCAAAGAGCATTTTAATATGAGTTCTACTGAAATGAGTGTCACAGTGACTATGTTGACACGAATGATGAGTTCATCCCTACAGCGTGTCAGAGCATGGTGTACCCCATAAATATAGtcagtaaaaacataaaagaaggtGTAGGGCGGGCGAGATGGCTCTTTGAGTCAAAGGGCTTGCCACCGAGCCTGAACacatggtttcatttctgggaacCACTCGGAGCGAGCCGGGTTGTTCTAAGTCATCCTCTGACCCCCATGTGCGTGCATGGGCACGTgcatacaaaataagtaaaaattcaaattaaaaacttaaaataaagtGGAACATATGACAGCCGGAAATAAGATGGAGGTGGATAGAGTGGTTCACCCCTGCAAGCATGGCTCTTGGGAGGCTAAGActttgagtgtgaggccagcctggccataCAGTTGACACCTGTCTCAGACTAACAAGCACAGCAAACAAAAGTAATTACGAAGACAAAATGAGGCAGTGTTGCTTTTACATTAAGATATCATttttgccaagcaaccagagcttccagggactaagccactacctaaagactatacatggactgaccctggactctgacctcataggtagcaatgaatatcctagtaagagcaccagtggaaggggaagccctgggtcctgctaagactgaaccccagtgaactagactgttgggggaggggcaatgggggaggggtggggagggaacacccataaggaagggagggggagggggatgtttgcccgaaaccaggaaaggaataacactcgaaatgtatataagaaatattcaagttaatataaaaaaaaaaaagatatcatttcaTCTTTACTTCCGCTCTCAGCGAATGCTGCTGCTCTCTTCAACAGCCTCTAGCATGAAATTTGCAAATAGACATCCGTTTTATCTGGACACGGAGGCTCGTGCCTGGGATCTTAGCACACAGGAAGGAGACTAAGGCGCTCAGAGGTCACGAGTTTGACATTTGTggcaaacaaaataaattaattataatgatgataataataactcaatcattttatttaaatgtgtgttttgcCTCGAATGATGCAAAGCGAGGGGCCAGAGAAGTGGCCCCGTGACTAAGTGCACTCCCTTGCTGCACTTGACACTAGCTCAGCCCCTAGCAGctcgggcagctcacaactctgcAATTCCAGTTTCAAGGGACTAGCACCTTCCGAcaggcactgtacacacatggtgcacacacatacaggcaggcaatATACTCATACACCAAAGataaaaatagagatttttttttaaaagatactaaATAATACCTTTGTGTAAAAGGAAGTTGACATTTTCCCCAAGTCTGAAGGTCTTAAGAAAatgagataggaaaaaaaaaaaaaacccagaaacaaattcttctgctctttctctctgcagatTCAGAGGGGATTAGGCATAGCGATAGACAAAAGATACAGCGTCTTCATGGATTAAATCCATAAGAGCCAAGCCTGCTTTGCTTGCAAATGGTTTTGTTTTACCcaagaaaagaaatctgtttaTATCTACTCTTTGCAAGTctttttataagttttatttatttgtgatagAAGACATCCTGAATAGtcttcttgtcaacttgacacaagctagcgtCATTTGGGAAGGGAGGCTTTCAATGAAGCAAATCTTATCATAAAACTGACCATTAGGCAAGTCTgttaggcattttcttgattaataattgatatgGGAGAGACCAGCTCACGGTGAGTAATGCCACCCCTGggccagaggtcctgggttctataagaaagcaggctgagcaagccatgaggagcaagccagtaagcagcacccctccatgacctctgcatcagctcctgcctccaggttcctgccttaagtccctaccctgacttccttcgatgatggACTGTAAATGTAGAAGTGTCAgctgagataaaccctttcctccccaagtgacTTTTAGTCTTGACGTTCACCACAGCAGTACAAACCCAAAGTCAGGAGTCTTGTGAGCTTGATAATAAGGAAACAAAGTGTCAAGCTAGATGCTCTGTAGACTTACCCCAGGCTATCCCCCTGCATAGTGCTTTTCCTTGCTGATAGTTGATGGTTAGCATCTCTTTACATACTGAGAGATGCTCACTGACGCTCGTGGTAGGTGATAACTTGCTGTGTTTTAGGACCACACCGGCTGTGCTCTTCTGGCAGTGGATAAACCAGTCCTTCAATGCCGTGGTCAACTACACCAACAGAAGCGGTGACGCTCCCCTCACTGTAAAGTAAGTCTACGGGGCCAGCCTGTCCTCCATGAGCCCCTGCTTCTTACCTAGCTGTGCACTTATACACACGGCTTGCTCATGCaatgtctctcctcctccctctctgtccgaTATTGTCCTGCCTTCTCTGATGTCATTTGTGCTATTAGCTGTATAATGCTGTCTGTCTTAGACGCCCAAGCTCAGGGCCCTGCAGAATGCCTACCAGACAGCCCTCAGCCCTGCCTCTGTGAAATAGCTCCCTCTGGGCTGCATGAATCAAAGCTACTAGTCTCGAAACAAAATGAAGGGACCTTGCAGTTGTGCGACATTTGTAGatgctttgcttttaaaaagtgccTCATTTCTGGATTCCAAAGAAAGCAATGGGCTTATGAATTTGTCtcctgtgggggtgggaggtgtggaCAAGCCAAgactgaataaataaaaccatagaCATCACTCACACAATATTTGAAAGAGAAATcgttttcctgtttatttttgaaaattgccTTTGACTCCTAATACTTCCTATCATCAAGAGAAGCAAAGGACACTGAAACCTGCCACCCAGTGGTGTTTCTCATGCTGAGCAGAACGGTTCAGGCTCGGCTGCACATTAGAGATGAGATTGGAATTTTTATACAGTGAGTTAACACTGTAAGAGTGGCAGTTCTGCCCTTTGCTTTCTGTGTGTACGTTCAGATCTTGAGCAATAATTTTGGTCTGTGCAAATGTGCCTCGGACACTTAGCCCAGAGGCTTCCCTGAGTCTGTGGCTTTCCTCACACTCCCAGCTCTGCTCCTTCCTCACCTTCCATGTGTGCCTCATCTGCGTGTCTGCTTGTCTGGGGTTGTAGCTCATTTTTAGgaatgtgtttgctttgtttctggatTCTCACGCTGACGGAGTGACCCCAGATTTTCTCTACAGGCTCTCTGTTTCTTCATGTTACCTGTCATTTACACAGTGGCTTATTCTTTTCAGTGAGCTGGGAACGGCTTATGTTTCTGCAACAACCGGCGCCGTGGCGACAGCCCTTGGACTCAATGCCCTAACCAAGGTACTGTAGCTTTATTTCCATGGTAACATGTCACTCTGGGTGCCTCTGTCACTTTTCAGGGGTTCCCGTCACTCGGTTTTCTTGTAGCCATCTTCAACTGCATATTTTAATTGTAACTTCTGGTGGATCCAGGAAGGGCTGTACTTAGTAACATCATCCAAGACTGGTCTGTTCCCGGCTCTGAGGAGTAactattaaatgtttttttctaaaaGGCCCTCCTGAGACCAGAATGGGAGTCAGGGCATGTGCCCTGAAGAGGTAGAGCTGGCATCTGAAATCTAAGTTCTGGAATTTGGTCCATGTGCTTTCAGCTCTTAAACTAAGCTATCCAAGTGTCTGAGATGGATACATTGTCTCTGCGTCCTTGCCAGTGATACAAAAATACTTCTAAGCCAAAAGTTTGAGGGCCTCTTGGCCTGGCTCTATCCAGCCAGGATTGCCGTGCTTTTAGAAGGACATAAGCATTTCCATTCAGCCATCCAGGAAAAGTAAGACAATGCTTCTGGAATTATCTTTTCTATAGCATGTGTCGCCGCTGATAGGACGTTTTGTTCCCTTCGCTGCTGTAGCTGCTGCTAACTGCATTAACATCCCACTGATGAGACAAAGGTAAGATGAACACTTAGGCCGGGCAAGGCGGCCCCTGTGCTTGACAATAGAATTTAGAAAGGAAATGAATTCTGAGCTCTGCTTTGAAATACTCTGGGATGGGGATTGTAAGGGCAAGTCCATTGGGTTCTTACTTACTGAAGTGGGCCTAAAAGTGCCTAGAGGCTTAGAATGCTTGCCCTTCCTATTTCAAAGGTGTGTTTGTAACCTACACTCTCTGCAAAGAAAGAATTCTATAAGATCAAGACCAGAGAGCAAAGCAAAGGTTTCTTGGTTATTTTTCCCTCCTTGGAATTTTCTTATGCAGCTTAAGGTGATTTCAGTCTCTTagaatggatagaaatagaagaagagtATTAAAACCAGAGCTATAATAAGAGTTGGGCTCCCAGTGTTGGGAACTGTAGCTAATGAATATCTAACAGGGCTATGTTGCACTGACTTCAATGCCTGAGTTCACTCAAAAACGCTATGTGCTGTGTCTAGTTCTGATTTAGAAAGTTGTTCAAATCTGTACAGGAGCATAGAAATTAACCTCA is a window of Rattus rattus isolate New Zealand chromosome 14, Rrattus_CSIRO_v1, whole genome shotgun sequence DNA encoding:
- the Sfxn1 gene encoding sideroflexin-1 → MSGEVPPNINIKEPRWDQSTFIGRASHFFTVTDPRNILLTNEQLENARKVVHDYRQGIVPAGLTENELWRAKYAYDSAFHPDTGEKMTLIGRMSAQVPMNMTITGCMMTFYRTTPAVLFWQWINQSFNAVVNYTNRSGDAPLTVNELGTAYVSATTGAVATALGLNALTKHVSPLIGRFVPFAAVAAANCINIPLMRQRELKVGIPVTDENGTRLGESTNAAKQAITQVVISRILMAAPGMAIPPFIMNTLEKKAFLKRFPWMSAPIQVTLVGFCLVFATPLCCALFPQKSSMSVTSLEDELQASIQKSHPGLRRVYFNKGL